Proteins encoded together in one Bactrocera neohumeralis isolate Rockhampton chromosome 4, APGP_CSIRO_Bneo_wtdbg2-racon-allhic-juicebox.fasta_v2, whole genome shotgun sequence window:
- the LOC126756642 gene encoding sister chromatid cohesion protein DCC1 → MSELEMEVDLGENEEKPYVRTLEDVQSIIKHAKLDAKNLTQVTQALYYPSSTMDDDNLKLLELDTHMHQQIRLGQKLYFKGGHNEKIVLCTEEKTYDVKGAEISNSLLLVPDLKFAAATSTSPLKSPRAGTSSLETSLNDDDDDISVDRALEQRKVLKIFHEYFECREIRPRYRKIYELLQLTRYSGPENEEYIDRKLLFTYDQLLDTVQCSRKQFDEGLIQFRAMEFEGRMRVLECEYEMRIVNFMLGLLSENSWPLDEVQYEETLSALEGIAPTEIVKGLFRIYTAPTEGKEGKYTYKESLVSRIIAQNILQPELKFRKDEFMSTWQEALPEGMRCDEKFLRGLGIIDREGVTPCIRSLVEELLPTNIHERMRILFKNKARWTKDEMEPYIECFSTPTLSVSTLLAKHARSLTENGVRYFVSKH, encoded by the exons ATGAGTGAGTTGGAAATGGAAGTAGATTTAggagaaaatgaagaaaaacc ATATGTGCGAACCTTGGAAGATGTCCAAAGTATCATTAAACATGCCAAATTGGATGCTAAAAATCTCACACAAGTTACCCAAGCACTTTACTACCCATCTTCTACAATGGACGACGATAATTTAAAACTGCTAGAGTTGGATACACATATGCATCAACAAATACGTCTTGGTCAGAAGCTCTACTTTAAAGGGGGtcataatgaaaaaattgtgcTATGTACTGAGGAGAAAACGTATGACGTGAAGGGCGCAGAGATCTCTAACAGTCTGTTGTTGGTGCCGGATTTAAAATTCGCCGCTGCTACTAGCACATCACCGTTGAAGAGTCCTCGCGCCGGGACTTCTTCACTTGAGACAAGTTTGAACGATGATGATGACGATATTTCGGTTGATCGAGCACTGGAGCAGCGTAAAgtgcttaaaatatttcacgAATACTTTGAATGTCGCGAAATAAGACCTCGTTACCGAAAGATATACGAACTGTTACAGTTAACACGTTATTCTGGACCGGAAAACGAGGAGTATATTGATCGCAAATTGCTATTCACATATGATCAACTGTTGGATACAGTACAATGTAGTCGTAAGCAATTCGATGAAGGCTTAATACAATTTCGTGCTATGGAATTCGAAGGACGCATGCGCGTACTCGAATGTGAATATGAAATGCGCATAGTGAATTTTATGTTGGGATTGTTGAGTGAAAATTCGTGGCCTTTAGATGAAGTGCAATATGAAGAGACTTTGTCGGCTTTGGAAGGAATCGCGCCAACTGAAATTGTAAAAGGACTTTTCCGCATTTACACAGCGCCGACTGAGGGCAAAGAAGGAAAATATACCTATAAAGAGAGCCTTGTTTCACGTATCATTGCACAGAATATATTGCAACCGGAGTTAAAGTTTCGTAAAGACGAATTTATGAGCACTTGGCAAGAAGCATTACCAGAGGGCATGCGTTGTGAT gAAAAATTTTTACGTGGCCTGGGCATTATTGATAGGGAGGGTGTTACTCCTTGTATTCGATCGCTCGTCGAAGAGCTGCTGCCAACAAATATTCACGAAAGAATGcgaattttgttcaaaaacaaAGCGCGTTGGACGAAAGATGAAATGGAGCCTTATATTGA ATGCTTTAGTACACCTACCCTCTCTGTGTCGACCTTATTGGCCAAACATGCACGCTCTCTTACGGAGAATGGTGTGCGCTATTTCGTATCAAAACACTGA
- the LOC126756640 gene encoding LOW QUALITY PROTEIN: ATP-dependent RNA helicase DDX24 (The sequence of the model RefSeq protein was modified relative to this genomic sequence to represent the inferred CDS: deleted 1 base in 1 codon), which yields MPAVKTKKIKVHPKSNKIKTIEDALENKAWEKVKIKGNIISDDGGGFEGLIGLEVLEEYDPKLVETAKGKRSRKEKRKESKLEAKKRKLEKQSNSETDTEDDDDTESTTPKNRKERLAERKLNSIEKRKAKREKRKQKRNENKQDADVQVDQSNEEEYPPDRFALLRPPVEDSDVNIETSDDETEAPQLLNASAISVDDLEGWNGLGVPQVILQAIAEKGFKSPTEIQAMTLPAAILGKKDILGAAETGSGKTLAFGIPLLAGIMELKSKNLRSGIRKAPKIKGQTQDVKSKAIEEDRELTPPPEELDFYPSLPTEDEASDSEDDQEHNGPLYAVVLTPTRELAVQVRDHLVAAAKYTGIKVAAIFGGLAVAKQERLLKRCPEIVVATPGRLWELYQQENPHLSKIEDISFLVIDETDRMVEKGHFEELRSLLKVLNANEEKKQTRQNFIFSATLTLVHDLPDHMQRRNVGKRPKFIKQTPGMKIQGLIEELGISQPKIVDITSSQQTAHNLTECRLICSIDQKDYYLYYFVQRHPGRTIVFCNSIDCVKRLTTLFGLLECAPLPLHANMVQKQRLKNLERFRDNPNGFLIATDVAARGLDIPNVEHVIHYQVPRTSENYVHRSGRTARANKNGITVMLMEPGEVKNYVKLYKTLDRSEDLPLFPVSEKYLRAVKERVNLAREVDKLELKQRRTQSEIGWMKKHAEEMDMIIDGFNDESGSDQDEDAFVIERRRDRMHLENIRGQLRSLLSKPMFPSGFSFKYPTSTGQLQMPAIGNTVTDTDKGSAVNVMKAAIEDLKEAKKNRNKKRKLA from the exons ATGCCtgcagttaaaacaaaaaagataaaaGTCCATCcgaaatctaataaaataaaaactattgaaGATGCGCTGGAGAATAAAGCTTGGGAGAAAGTGAAAATCAAAGGCAATATAATCTCTGATGACGGTGGCGGCTTTGAAGGTCTCATTGGCCTAGAGGTATTGGAAGAATATGACCCTAAATTAGTAGAAACTGCTaag ggAAAACGCTCAAGgaaagaaaagagaaaggaaAGCAAGTTGGAAGCTAAAAAACGTAAGTTGGAGAAGCAATCAAATTCGGAAACTGATACAGAAGATGATGATGATACAGAATCGACTACGCCGAAAAACAGAAAGGAACGTCTGGCAGAGCGGAAATTAAACTCAATTGAAAAACGTAAAGCAAAACGTGAAAAACGTAAACAGAAGaggaatgaaaataaacaagacGCTGATGTTCAGGTCGACCAAAGTAATGAAGAGGAATATCCTCCAGATCGCTTTGCTTTGCTGAGACCACCAGTTGAAGATAGTGATGTAAATATTGAAACCAGTGATGAT GAAACTGAGGCTCCACAGTTGCTGAATGCGTCAGCGATAAGCGTTGATGACCTTGAG GGCTGGAATGGATTAGGTGTGCCACAAGTCATTCTTCAAGCTATTGCTGAAAAAGGCTTCAAATCGCCGACGGAAATACAGGCTATGACACTGCCTGCTGCCATTTTGGGCAAAAAAGACATACTTGGGGCGGCGGAAACTGGCAGTGGTAAAACTTTAGCATTCGGTATACCGTTATTAGCCGGTATCATGGAACTGAAATCGAAAAACCTACGTAGTGGGATACGTAAAGCGCCTAAAATAAAGGGACAAACTCAGGATGTGAAATCCAAAGCAATTGAAGAAGATAGGGAGCTAACTCCACCAccagaagaacttgatttttatccgTCTTTACCTACAGAGGACGAAGCAAGTGATTCGGAGGACGATCAGGAGCACAACGGACCACTGTATGCGGTGGTGCTCACACCAACTCGTGAGTTAGCAGTACAAGTACGAGATCACTTAGTAGCAGCCGCGAAGTACACTG GTATAAAAGTTGCGGCGATTTTTGGTGGATTAGCTGTCGCTAAACAGGAACGTTTACTGAAACGTTGCCCTGAAATTGTTGTTGCGACTCCCGGACGCTTATGGGAGCTCTATCAACAAGAAAATCCACATTTAAGCAAAATTGAAGACATAAGTTTCTTGGTAATCGACGAAACTGATCGCATGGTAGAAAAAGGCCACTTCGAAGAACTTCGGAGCCTTTTGAAAGTGCTGAACGCAAATGAAGAGAAGAAGCAAACGAGGcagaatttcatattttcggcTACTTTAACACTGGTGCATGACTTGCCCGACCATATGCAAC GGCGAAATGTGGGAAAACGGCCCAAGTTTATAAAACAAACACCCGGCATGAAAATTCAAGGTCTTATAGAAGAGTTGGGAATTTCACAGCCCAAAATTGTGGACATCACCAGCAGTCAAC AAACGGCACATAACCTCACCGAATGTCGTCTCATATGTTCAATCGATCAAAAGGACTATTATCTATACTATTTCGTACAGCGTCATCCAGGTCGCACTATTGTGTTCTGTAACTCAATTGACTGTGTGAAACGCTTGACAACACTCTTTGGTTTGTTGGAATGTGCACCTTTGCCGTTGCACGCAAATATGGTACAAAAACAACGTCTTAAGAACCTGGAGCGATTCCGCGACAATCCGAATGGATTCTTAATCGCCACCGATGTTGCGGCGCGCGGGTTAGACATACCAAATGTGGAACATGTGATACACTACCAAGTGCCACGCACCAGCGAAAACTATGTTCACCGTTCAGGGCGAACTGCTCGAGCAAATAAAAATGGCATAACCGTAATGCTTATGGAGCCCGGCGAAGTGAAGAACTATGTAAAGCTTTATAAAACCCTGGACAGAT CGGAAGATTTACCATTGTTTCCCGTTTCCGAGAAGTATCTACGTGCGGTAAAGGAGCGTGTGAACTTGGCCAGGGAGGTTGATAAGCTTGAACTTAAGCAACGTCGCACACAAAGTGAAATTGGTTGGATGAAGAAGCATGCGGAGGAGATGGATATGATAATAGATGGATTTAATGACGAGTC TGGCAGTGACCAAGACGAAGACGCTTTCGTGATCGAACGACGACGCGATCGgatgcatttggaaaatataCGTGGTCAGCTCAGGTCTTTGTTGTCAAAACCAATGTTTCCAAGCGGGTTcagttttaa ATATCCAACTAGTACCGGACAATTGCAAATGCCGGCCATTGGCAACACCGTTACAGATACTGATAAAGGGAGCGCTGTAAACGTAATGAAGGCGGCAATAGAGGACTTAaaggaagcaaagaaaaatcggaataaaaaacgaaaactagcataa